One Kitasatospora sp. MAP12-44 DNA segment encodes these proteins:
- a CDS encoding hemolysin family protein: MIFLQLFAALVLLLGNAFFVGAEFAVVSVRRSQVEPLADAGNRRARTVLHALSNVSAMLAAAQLGITVCSLLLGALAEPTIAQLLEGPFHAVGVPAALIHPISYALALALVVFLHMVIGEMVPKNIALATPERAALWLGPPLDRLARWLSPVIRLLNALANLVLRLFRVDPKDEVESVYTGEQLLWILAESRAAGLLEPGEQERLEDALELGHRPVTEVLLPLSRLVTVGTSVTARQVEELAVSTGFSRFPVVDDSGDFLGYLHVKDVLDADDREAAVPVRLWRPMTVVSERLPLDDALTAMRRAAAHLAAVTATDGRTLGLVTLEDVLEELVGEMHDPDHRHVARA, from the coding sequence GTGATCTTCCTCCAACTCTTCGCCGCGCTGGTCCTGCTGCTGGGCAACGCCTTCTTCGTGGGCGCCGAGTTCGCGGTCGTCTCGGTGCGCCGCTCCCAGGTGGAGCCGCTCGCGGACGCGGGCAACCGCCGCGCCCGCACCGTGCTGCACGCCCTCTCGAACGTCTCGGCAATGCTGGCCGCCGCCCAACTGGGCATCACGGTCTGCTCGTTGCTGCTCGGCGCGCTCGCCGAGCCGACCATCGCGCAGCTGCTCGAGGGCCCGTTCCACGCGGTCGGCGTCCCCGCGGCGCTGATCCACCCGATCTCCTACGCGCTGGCGCTGGCCCTGGTGGTCTTCCTGCACATGGTGATCGGCGAGATGGTGCCCAAGAACATCGCGCTGGCCACGCCCGAGCGGGCCGCGCTCTGGCTGGGCCCGCCGCTGGACCGCCTCGCCCGCTGGCTGAGCCCGGTGATCCGGCTGCTGAACGCCCTCGCCAACCTGGTGCTGCGGCTGTTCCGGGTCGACCCCAAGGACGAGGTGGAGTCGGTCTACACCGGCGAGCAACTGCTCTGGATCCTGGCCGAGTCGCGGGCCGCGGGCCTGCTGGAGCCCGGCGAGCAGGAGCGCCTGGAGGACGCCCTGGAGCTGGGCCACCGCCCGGTGACGGAGGTGCTGCTGCCGCTGTCGCGGCTGGTCACGGTGGGCACGTCGGTGACCGCCCGGCAGGTCGAGGAGCTGGCGGTCTCCACCGGCTTCTCGCGCTTCCCGGTGGTCGACGACTCGGGCGACTTCCTCGGCTACCTGCACGTCAAGGACGTGCTGGACGCCGACGACCGGGAGGCCGCCGTCCCGGTGCGGCTGTGGCGCCCGATGACGGTGGTGTCCGAGCGGCTGCCGCTGGACGACGCGCTCACCGCGATGCGCCGGGCCGCCGCGCACCTGGCCGCGGTCACCGCCACGGACGGGCGCACGCTGGGGCTGGTCACCCTGGAGGACGTCCTGGAGGAGCTGGTCGGCGAGATGCACGACCCGGACCACCGGCACGTGGCACGGGCGTAA
- a CDS encoding thymidylate synthase — protein MVDTQYEDLLRLVLASGAAKADRTGTGTRSVFGHQLRYDLSQGFPLVTTKKVHLRSVVYELLWFLRGDSNTGWLREHGVSIWDEWADADGNLGPVYGVQWRSWPTPDGRHIDQISEVLNTLRLDPDSRRMIVSAWNVAELDRMALAPCHAFFQFYVADGKLSCQLYQRSADLFLGVPFNIASYALLTHMVAQQAGLEPGDFVWTGGDCHIYDNHVEQVTEQLARTLFEFPELRLKQAPSLFDYEFSDVEVVGYQHHPAIKAPVAV, from the coding sequence GTGGTGGACACTCAGTACGAAGACCTGTTGCGGCTGGTACTCGCCTCCGGGGCGGCCAAGGCCGACCGGACCGGCACCGGGACTCGCAGTGTGTTCGGGCACCAACTGCGCTACGACCTCTCGCAGGGGTTCCCTCTGGTCACCACGAAGAAGGTTCACCTCAGGTCCGTCGTGTACGAGCTGCTGTGGTTCCTGCGCGGAGACTCGAACACCGGCTGGTTGCGGGAACACGGTGTCTCCATCTGGGACGAGTGGGCCGACGCGGACGGTAACCTCGGCCCGGTCTACGGCGTGCAGTGGCGTTCCTGGCCCACCCCGGACGGCCGGCACATCGACCAGATCAGTGAGGTCCTGAACACCTTGCGCCTCGACCCGGACTCCCGCCGGATGATCGTCTCCGCCTGGAACGTCGCCGAGCTGGACAGGATGGCGCTCGCGCCGTGCCACGCGTTCTTCCAGTTCTACGTGGCCGACGGCAAGTTGTCCTGCCAGCTGTACCAACGCAGCGCGGACCTGTTCCTCGGCGTCCCGTTCAACATCGCCAGCTACGCCCTGCTGACGCACATGGTGGCCCAGCAGGCCGGGTTGGAGCCGGGTGACTTCGTCTGGACCGGCGGCGACTGCCACATCTATGACAACCACGTCGAGCAGGTGACCGAGCAGCTCGCGCGCACTCTGTTCGAGTTCCCCGAGCTGCGGCTGAAGCAGGCCCCCTCGCTGTTCGACTACGAGTTCTCCGATGTCGAAGTCGTCGGCTACCAGCACCACCCGGCGATCAAGGCCCCGGTGGCGGTGTGA
- a CDS encoding dihydrofolate reductase, with amino-acid sequence MKIGLIWAQSPDGVIGADNAIPWRLPEDMAHFKATTLGHPVLMGRKTWDSLPSRFRPLIGRHNIVVTRDPQWAADGAERAGSITEALELAAASSPGLPAPSRTAWVIGGGEIYRAALGDATMLSVTEVDAIVVGDVYAPTVDASWTVAGDTGWQPSTSGLRYRIRRYTR; translated from the coding sequence GTGAAGATCGGGCTGATCTGGGCTCAGAGCCCCGACGGCGTGATCGGCGCCGACAACGCGATCCCGTGGCGGCTGCCCGAGGACATGGCGCACTTCAAGGCGACCACCCTCGGCCACCCCGTGCTGATGGGGCGCAAGACCTGGGATTCGCTACCTTCGCGGTTCCGCCCGCTCATCGGCAGGCACAACATCGTGGTGACCCGCGATCCGCAGTGGGCTGCGGACGGCGCGGAGCGCGCCGGGTCGATCACCGAGGCACTGGAACTCGCCGCAGCGTCGTCGCCGGGGCTGCCGGCTCCTTCCCGCACGGCATGGGTGATCGGCGGAGGTGAGATCTACCGTGCCGCCTTGGGAGATGCCACGATGCTGTCGGTGACCGAAGTCGACGCGATCGTCGTCGGGGACGTCTATGCCCCGACGGTGGACGCGTCATGGACGGTCGCCGGGGACACCGGCTGGCAGCCCTCGACGTCCGGGCTTCGGTACCGCATCCGCCGATACACCCGGTGA
- a CDS encoding AAA family ATPase produces the protein MDAYTAGSYARAEEEFRTAVRLDPAMADAWLGLHALRCDTSGALLAMYRHRKRFGEQRRRHQRPLSSWYWLGWWVQPVLEDTRDLALAHASHWLDGRHLTELDRAMEQCPPAEQDPSVRFLHACRSYLLKDWEQLIRDTDQLLDDPLLGIEAGLFGGMARVRLDMCAQAQPPLAASLTRCRSEQPQRKELRYWLARAYEGAGRSAAALPLYRAVHRADPAFMDTAARLAAIAAEDGLGLLDELPAFTLAEDGTDTAQAFDAFDALGAPDPLSGPGPLGGPGPGDQVGYVLDDSGLEAADLAGTGLAGADRAGAELAGAELGAGDLAAGDLDYTDAPDTGPLQLGGRPGSSERPGAGGGAGAGATPGAGSGDAAPAAAVRESLTAVPAEGGPGAPDRTGSPAGRQQLDAALAALEQMVGLDPVKRQVRALSAQLRMAGLRADQGLPVQPPKRHFVFSGPSGTGKTTVARILGQVFHSLGLLSGDHLVEAQRADLVGEFLGQTAVKANELIDSALDGVLFIDEAYSLANSGYSKGDAYGDEALQVLLKRAEDNRDRLVVILAGYPEGMNRLLATNPGLNSRFTTRVDFPSYRPAELTAIGSTLAARDGDSWDEDATEELTSICAHVVGEGWIDELGNGRFIRTLYEKSCAYRDLRLSLSRELPGREDLATLRLPDLVQAYGELIDGRG, from the coding sequence ATGGACGCGTACACGGCAGGGTCCTATGCCCGCGCCGAGGAGGAGTTCCGCACCGCCGTGCGGCTGGACCCGGCCATGGCCGACGCCTGGCTCGGTCTGCACGCGCTGCGCTGCGACACCTCGGGCGCGCTGCTGGCCATGTACCGCCACCGCAAACGCTTCGGCGAGCAGCGCCGCCGCCACCAGCGCCCGCTCAGCTCCTGGTACTGGCTCGGCTGGTGGGTGCAGCCCGTCCTGGAGGACACCCGCGACCTCGCGCTGGCCCACGCCTCGCACTGGCTGGACGGCCGGCACCTGACCGAGCTGGACCGCGCGATGGAGCAGTGCCCGCCGGCCGAGCAGGACCCCTCGGTGCGCTTCCTGCACGCCTGCCGCTCCTACCTGCTCAAGGACTGGGAGCAACTCATCCGGGACACCGACCAGTTACTCGATGATCCGCTGCTCGGCATCGAGGCCGGCCTGTTCGGCGGGATGGCCCGGGTCCGACTGGACATGTGCGCCCAGGCGCAGCCGCCGCTGGCCGCCTCGCTCACCCGCTGCCGCTCCGAACAGCCGCAGCGCAAGGAGCTGCGCTACTGGCTGGCCCGGGCGTACGAGGGGGCCGGGCGCAGCGCCGCCGCGCTGCCGCTCTATCGGGCGGTGCACCGCGCCGACCCGGCCTTCATGGACACCGCCGCCCGGCTGGCCGCGATCGCCGCCGAGGACGGCCTCGGGCTGCTGGACGAGCTGCCCGCCTTCACCCTCGCCGAGGACGGCACCGACACCGCGCAGGCGTTCGACGCCTTCGACGCGCTGGGCGCTCCTGACCCCCTGAGCGGGCCGGGCCCGCTGGGCGGCCCGGGGCCCGGCGACCAGGTCGGCTACGTGCTGGACGACTCGGGCCTGGAGGCCGCCGACCTCGCAGGCACCGGCCTGGCGGGCGCCGACCGCGCAGGTGCCGAGCTGGCAGGTGCCGAGCTGGGAGCCGGTGACCTGGCGGCCGGCGACCTCGACTACACCGACGCGCCCGACACCGGCCCGCTCCAGCTCGGCGGCCGACCGGGCAGCAGCGAACGCCCGGGCGCCGGCGGCGGAGCGGGAGCGGGCGCCACCCCGGGCGCCGGCAGCGGGGACGCCGCGCCGGCCGCCGCCGTGCGCGAGAGCCTGACCGCCGTACCGGCCGAGGGCGGCCCCGGCGCGCCGGACCGGACCGGCTCACCCGCCGGCCGGCAGCAGCTGGACGCCGCACTCGCCGCGCTGGAGCAGATGGTCGGCCTCGACCCGGTCAAGCGCCAGGTCCGCGCGCTCTCCGCGCAGCTGCGGATGGCCGGGCTGCGCGCCGACCAGGGCCTGCCGGTCCAGCCGCCGAAACGCCACTTCGTCTTCTCCGGCCCGTCCGGCACCGGCAAGACCACGGTGGCGCGGATCCTCGGCCAGGTCTTCCACTCGCTCGGCCTGCTCTCCGGCGACCACCTGGTGGAGGCCCAACGAGCCGACCTGGTAGGCGAGTTCCTCGGTCAGACGGCGGTCAAGGCGAACGAGCTGATCGACTCCGCGCTGGACGGCGTGCTCTTCATCGACGAGGCCTACAGCCTGGCCAACTCCGGCTACAGCAAGGGCGACGCCTACGGCGACGAGGCGCTCCAGGTGCTGCTGAAGCGGGCCGAGGACAACCGGGACCGGCTGGTGGTGATCCTGGCCGGCTACCCCGAGGGGATGAACCGCCTGCTGGCCACCAACCCCGGCCTCAACTCCCGCTTCACCACCCGGGTGGACTTCCCCAGCTACCGCCCGGCCGAACTCACCGCCATCGGCAGCACGCTGGCCGCCCGGGACGGCGACAGCTGGGACGAGGACGCGACCGAGGAGCTGACCAGCATCTGCGCCCACGTGGTCGGCGAGGGCTGGATCGACGAACTGGGCAACGGCCGGTTCATCCGCACCCTCTACGAGAAGTCCTGCGCCTACCGCGACCTGCGTCTCTCGCTCTCCCGCGAGCTGCCGGGCCGCGAGGACCTGGCCACCCTGCGGCTGCCCGATCTGGTGCAGGCCTACGGGGAGCTGATCGACGGCCGCGGCTAG
- a CDS encoding acyl-CoA dehydrogenase family protein, which translates to MNAAPAKPVERQLPSDEARALLALTRDLVDRELLPRAAEEEAAGRFPRDVFRTLGEAGLLSLPYPEADGGGEQPYEVYLQVLEELSSGWLAVGLGVSVHTLSCHALATFGSDEQRSRWLPGMLGGEQLGAYCLSEPQSGSDAAALRTRAEREGDEYVVSGTKAWITHGGQADFYSAMVRTSDDGSRGISCLLVPGQIAGLSAAPPEHKMGMQSSPTAQLHFDGVRLDADRLIGAEGQGFQIALSALDSGRLGIAACAIGVAQAALDLAVEYAQTRRQFGRPIADFQGLSFMLADMATQIEAGRALYLAAARLRDSGQAFSKQAAMAKLFCTDTAMRVTTDAVQVLGGYGYTQDFPAERFMREAKVLQIVEGTNQIQRLVIGRHLTKG; encoded by the coding sequence ATGAACGCCGCACCCGCCAAGCCCGTGGAACGTCAGCTGCCGAGCGACGAGGCCCGCGCCCTGCTGGCCCTCACCCGCGACCTGGTTGACCGTGAACTGCTTCCGCGCGCGGCCGAGGAGGAGGCGGCCGGCCGCTTCCCGAGGGACGTCTTCCGCACCCTGGGCGAGGCGGGCCTGCTCTCGCTGCCGTACCCGGAGGCGGACGGCGGCGGCGAGCAGCCGTACGAGGTCTACCTGCAGGTCCTGGAGGAGCTGTCGTCCGGCTGGCTGGCGGTGGGCCTCGGGGTCAGCGTGCACACCCTGTCCTGCCACGCGCTCGCCACCTTCGGCAGCGACGAGCAGCGCTCGCGCTGGCTGCCCGGGATGCTCGGCGGCGAGCAGCTGGGCGCGTACTGCCTCTCCGAGCCGCAGTCCGGCTCCGACGCGGCCGCGCTGCGCACCCGCGCCGAGCGCGAGGGCGACGAGTACGTGGTCAGCGGCACCAAGGCCTGGATCACCCACGGCGGCCAGGCCGACTTCTACAGCGCCATGGTGCGCACCAGCGACGACGGCTCGCGCGGCATAAGCTGCCTGCTCGTCCCCGGTCAGATCGCCGGCCTCTCGGCCGCGCCGCCCGAGCACAAGATGGGCATGCAGAGCTCGCCCACCGCCCAGCTGCACTTCGACGGCGTGCGGCTGGACGCGGACCGGCTGATCGGCGCGGAGGGCCAGGGCTTCCAGATCGCGCTCTCCGCGCTGGACTCCGGCCGGCTCGGCATCGCGGCCTGCGCGATCGGCGTGGCCCAGGCGGCGCTCGACCTCGCCGTGGAGTACGCGCAGACCCGCCGGCAGTTCGGCCGGCCGATCGCGGACTTCCAGGGCCTGTCCTTCATGCTCGCCGACATGGCCACCCAGATCGAGGCCGGCCGGGCGCTCTACCTCGCCGCGGCCCGGCTGCGGGACAGCGGCCAGGCGTTCTCCAAGCAGGCTGCGATGGCCAAGCTCTTCTGCACCGACACCGCGATGCGGGTCACCACCGACGCGGTGCAGGTGCTCGGCGGCTACGGCTACACCCAGGACTTCCCGGCCGAGCGCTTCATGCGCGAGGCCAAGGTGCTGCAGATCGTCGAGGGCACCAACCAGATCCAGCGCCTGGTGATCGGCCGCCACCTCACCAAGGGCTGA
- a CDS encoding Lrp/AsnC family transcriptional regulator: MEDLDQRIVQLLVQDGRMSYTDLGKATGLSTSAVHQRVRRLEQRGVIRGYSAIIDADAVDLALTAFISVKPFDPSAPDDVPDRLAPLPEIEACHSVAGDESYILKVRVSAPGDLEDLLSRIRSAAGVSTRTTVVLSTPYEARPPKL; encoded by the coding sequence GTGGAGGATCTCGACCAGCGCATTGTCCAGCTGCTCGTCCAGGACGGGCGGATGAGCTACACCGACCTCGGCAAGGCCACCGGCCTGTCCACCTCGGCGGTACACCAGCGGGTCCGCCGCCTGGAGCAGCGCGGGGTGATCCGCGGCTACTCGGCGATCATCGACGCGGACGCCGTCGACCTCGCGCTGACGGCCTTCATCTCGGTCAAGCCCTTCGACCCCAGCGCCCCGGACGACGTGCCCGACCGGCTCGCCCCGCTGCCCGAGATCGAGGCCTGCCACAGCGTCGCCGGCGACGAGAGCTACATCCTCAAGGTCCGGGTCTCCGCGCCCGGCGACCTGGAGGACCTGCTCAGCCGGATCCGCTCCGCCGCCGGCGTCTCCACCCGCACCACCGTGGTGCTCTCCACCCCGTACGAGGCCCGGCCGCCCAAGCTGTAG
- a CDS encoding amidohydrolase, whose amino-acid sequence MTERTSRTVLLRGGTVYSPADPFATAMLIEGEQIAWVGSEGAADSYAAVADEVVDLAGALVTPAFVDAHVHATSAGLALTGLDLTDCATLAEALARIAGFARFNGGVLIGHGWDETRWPEGRPPTLAELDAAADGAPLYLSRVDVHSALASSALRALTPDLAAEPGFHPEAPLTAAAHHAVRRTALAELTDDQRRAAQLATLRRAASLGIASLHECAGPQISSEQDLTALLALAAEHGGPEVYGYWGELGAVETARRLGAVGAGGDLFVDGALGSHTACLHAPYQDAEHTGNAYLTADQVADHVTACTEAGLQAGFHAIGDAALSAVLAGVATAVARLGLAPVKALRHRVEHAEALDDKAVAAFAEYGLVASVQPAFDAAWGGPDGMYAQRLGAERAAALNPFAALLRAGVPLAFGSDAPVTALDPWGTVRAAAFHRTPEHRISVRAAFNAHTRGGWRAIGRDHEGVLVPGAPASYALWETGDLVVQAPDSRVAGWSTDPRSGTPGLPDLTPGLPLPRCLRTALRGRTVFDAALPG is encoded by the coding sequence ATGACCGAACGCACCTCCCGCACCGTGCTGCTGCGCGGCGGAACCGTCTACAGCCCGGCCGACCCCTTCGCCACCGCGATGCTGATCGAGGGCGAGCAGATCGCCTGGGTCGGCAGCGAGGGCGCCGCCGACAGCTATGCGGCGGTCGCGGACGAGGTCGTCGACCTGGCCGGTGCGCTGGTCACCCCCGCTTTCGTCGACGCGCATGTGCACGCGACCTCCGCCGGCCTGGCGCTGACCGGCCTGGACCTCACCGACTGCGCCACGCTCGCCGAGGCGCTCGCCCGGATCGCGGGATTCGCCCGGTTCAACGGTGGTGTGCTGATCGGCCACGGCTGGGACGAGACCCGCTGGCCCGAGGGCCGCCCGCCGACCCTGGCCGAACTCGACGCGGCCGCCGACGGAGCCCCGCTCTACCTCTCCCGGGTCGACGTGCACTCCGCCCTCGCCTCCAGCGCCCTGCGCGCGCTGACCCCGGACCTGGCCGCCGAGCCCGGCTTCCACCCCGAGGCGCCGCTGACCGCCGCCGCCCACCACGCCGTGCGCCGCACCGCGCTCGCCGAGCTGACGGACGACCAGCGCCGCGCCGCCCAACTCGCCACCCTGCGCCGGGCCGCCTCGCTCGGCATCGCCTCGCTGCACGAGTGCGCCGGCCCGCAGATCTCCTCCGAGCAGGACCTCACCGCGCTGCTGGCGCTGGCCGCCGAGCACGGGGGCCCCGAGGTCTACGGCTACTGGGGCGAGCTGGGCGCCGTCGAGACCGCCCGCCGGCTGGGCGCGGTCGGCGCCGGCGGCGACCTCTTCGTGGACGGCGCGCTCGGCTCGCACACCGCCTGCCTGCACGCGCCCTACCAGGACGCCGAGCACACCGGCAACGCCTATCTGACGGCCGACCAGGTCGCCGACCATGTCACCGCCTGCACCGAGGCCGGCCTGCAGGCCGGGTTCCACGCGATCGGCGACGCCGCGCTGAGCGCCGTCCTGGCGGGCGTCGCAACGGCCGTCGCGCGGCTCGGACTGGCCCCGGTCAAGGCCCTGCGGCACCGGGTCGAGCATGCCGAGGCACTGGACGACAAGGCCGTGGCGGCCTTCGCCGAGTACGGCCTGGTGGCCTCGGTGCAGCCCGCCTTCGACGCCGCCTGGGGCGGCCCGGACGGCATGTACGCCCAGCGTCTGGGCGCCGAGCGGGCCGCCGCGCTCAACCCGTTCGCCGCCCTGCTGCGCGCCGGTGTGCCGCTGGCCTTCGGCTCGGACGCCCCGGTCACCGCGCTCGACCCGTGGGGCACCGTGCGGGCCGCCGCCTTCCATCGCACCCCGGAGCACCGGATCTCGGTGCGGGCCGCCTTCAACGCGCACACCCGCGGCGGCTGGCGGGCGATCGGCCGCGACCACGAGGGCGTGCTGGTGCCGGGCGCACCGGCCAGCTACGCGCTCTGGGAGACCGGCGATCTGGTGGTGCAGGCCCCCGATTCCCGGGTGGCCGGCTGGTCCACCGACCCGCGCTCGGGCACCCCGGGGCTGCCGGATCTCACCCCGGGCCTGCCGCTGCCGCGCTGCCTGCGCACGGCGCTCCGCGGCCGGACCGTGTTCGACGCTGCACTTCCGGGCTGA
- a CDS encoding FxsA family protein gives MVPLVVTVWLVLEIWLLVELASFTGWFTVLALLVASAALGGWLIKRAGLKAFRAARASFEQGAVPKPGAAETGTSMTVLAGLLLILPGILLDVVALTLLFPPTRALWRLVGRRVAGSALRVPPAAAAPGASPLADALRLQEQLRIHRPDGKVIQGEVVDPPRD, from the coding sequence GTGGTCCCGCTCGTGGTGACCGTCTGGCTGGTGCTGGAGATCTGGCTGCTGGTCGAGCTGGCCTCGTTCACCGGCTGGTTCACCGTACTGGCCCTGCTGGTGGCCAGCGCCGCCCTCGGCGGCTGGCTGATCAAGCGGGCCGGCCTGAAGGCGTTCCGGGCCGCCCGGGCCTCCTTCGAGCAGGGCGCGGTGCCCAAGCCCGGCGCGGCCGAGACCGGCACCAGCATGACGGTGCTGGCCGGCCTGCTGCTGATCCTGCCCGGCATCCTGTTGGACGTGGTGGCGCTGACCCTGCTCTTCCCGCCGACCCGGGCGCTCTGGCGCCTGGTGGGCCGCCGGGTGGCGGGCAGCGCGCTGCGCGTCCCGCCCGCCGCCGCTGCCCCCGGCGCCTCCCCGCTCGCCGACGCGCTGCGCCTGCAGGAGCAGCTGCGGATCCACCGCCCCGACGGCAAGGTCATCCAGGGCGAGGTGGTCGACCCGCCGCGCGACTGA
- a CDS encoding RNA polymerase-binding protein RbpA, with the protein MSERALRGTRLGATSYETDRGIDLAPRQTVEYACQNGHRFEVPFSVEAEIPSAWECRFCGTEAVLLDGDEPEEKKTKPTRTHWDMLMERRTREELEEVLAERLAVLRSGGMNLAVHPRDTRKSA; encoded by the coding sequence ATGAGCGAGCGAGCTCTCCGCGGCACGCGACTTGGGGCCACTAGCTACGAGACCGACCGTGGCATTGACTTGGCCCCCCGCCAGACCGTCGAGTACGCATGTCAGAACGGACACCGGTTCGAGGTGCCCTTCTCCGTCGAGGCGGAGATCCCCTCGGCGTGGGAGTGCCGCTTCTGCGGCACCGAAGCCGTCCTGCTGGACGGTGACGAGCCGGAGGAGAAGAAGACCAAGCCAACCCGGACCCATTGGGACATGCTGATGGAGCGCCGGACCCGTGAGGAGCTGGAGGAGGTGCTGGCCGAGCGGCTGGCCGTGCTCCGCTCCGGCGGGATGAACCTCGCGGTTCACCCGCGGGACACCCGCAAGAGCGCCTGA
- a CDS encoding FtsK/SpoIIIE domain-containing protein yields MSLNRHLTRGRDLARTAGDHANDMFAPLALIGRGLRRHADWARTRWQATPKDRRGPTVLLTAAALVGVFLLPHGPLLAVAALVASAAWVGRQPKAAAAPEPDVADLKLTALYAALTPYLASPDDACPIYSPDGSYKQVFAGWEFDGDGRLNTLELGYPAYFTDTEPAARARIEQVVQGKAGRTREYRFDWDEECNRLRVNALAPLPVDLPAQTWVTAPGEIVLGFTDTMATQRMIPVAQDGGPGHQPPVIWRTGARSSEPHLLVLGAAGAGTSTLLRTIALQALVHGDLLVIDGAGTGEHACLVNRPGVHTVETSLHGALAALEWAAQETERRLAALNSARHSGNPAPADVTRPLWLLLDHPTELSELAQAEGRADPQDLLEIPLRHGRAARVTVVVVDAIEAADRISPAVRATTRARVVLGSTNQDDLRTALGVPLDIAPAAQTPPGRGYARIGTAAPVRLQVPATVDPLDDEAPARLRDAVIALLPHRDTRTEPSAPPMPPAPPETDREQAGPRVELGKERLH; encoded by the coding sequence ATGTCCCTCAACCGCCACCTCACCCGAGGACGCGACCTCGCCCGCACCGCCGGCGACCACGCCAACGACATGTTCGCGCCGCTCGCCCTGATCGGCCGCGGTCTGCGCCGCCACGCCGACTGGGCCAGGACCCGCTGGCAGGCCACCCCCAAGGACCGCCGCGGCCCCACCGTGCTGCTGACCGCCGCCGCCCTGGTCGGCGTCTTCCTGCTCCCGCACGGCCCGCTGCTGGCCGTCGCCGCCCTGGTCGCCAGCGCCGCCTGGGTCGGCCGCCAGCCCAAGGCCGCCGCGGCCCCCGAGCCCGACGTCGCCGACCTCAAGCTGACCGCGCTCTACGCCGCGCTCACGCCCTACCTCGCCTCGCCGGACGACGCCTGCCCGATCTACAGTCCCGACGGCAGCTACAAGCAGGTCTTCGCCGGCTGGGAGTTCGACGGCGACGGCCGGCTGAACACCCTGGAGCTCGGCTACCCCGCCTACTTCACCGACACCGAGCCCGCCGCCCGGGCCCGGATCGAGCAGGTCGTCCAGGGCAAGGCCGGCCGGACCCGCGAGTACCGCTTCGACTGGGACGAGGAGTGCAACCGGCTGCGGGTCAACGCACTCGCCCCGCTGCCCGTCGACCTGCCCGCGCAGACCTGGGTGACCGCGCCCGGCGAGATCGTGCTCGGCTTCACCGACACGATGGCGACCCAGCGGATGATCCCGGTCGCCCAGGACGGCGGCCCCGGCCACCAGCCGCCGGTCATCTGGCGCACCGGCGCCCGCTCCTCGGAGCCGCACCTGCTGGTCCTCGGCGCGGCCGGCGCGGGCACCTCCACGCTGCTGCGCACCATCGCCCTGCAGGCGCTGGTCCACGGCGACCTGCTGGTGATCGACGGCGCCGGCACCGGTGAGCACGCCTGCCTGGTCAACCGACCCGGCGTGCACACCGTGGAGACCAGCCTGCACGGCGCACTGGCCGCGCTGGAGTGGGCCGCCCAGGAGACCGAGCGCCGGCTCGCCGCGCTGAACAGCGCCCGGCACAGCGGCAACCCCGCCCCCGCCGACGTCACCCGGCCGCTCTGGCTGCTGCTGGACCACCCCACCGAGCTCAGCGAGCTCGCCCAGGCCGAGGGCCGCGCCGACCCGCAGGACCTGCTGGAGATCCCGCTGCGGCACGGCCGCGCGGCCCGGGTCACCGTCGTGGTGGTCGACGCGATCGAGGCAGCCGACCGGATCTCGCCCGCCGTCCGCGCCACCACCCGCGCCCGGGTGGTGCTCGGCAGCACCAACCAGGACGACCTGCGCACCGCCCTCGGCGTCCCGCTGGACATCGCGCCCGCCGCGCAGACCCCGCCCGGCCGCGGCTACGCCAGGATCGGCACCGCCGCCCCGGTGCGCCTGCAGGTCCCGGCCACCGTCGACCCGCTGGACGACGAGGCCCCGGCCCGGCTGCGGGACGCCGTGATCGCCCTGCTGCCGCACCGCGACACCCGGACCGAGCCCTCCGCCCCGCCGATGCCGCCGGCGCCGCCCGAGACGGACCGGGAGCAGGCCGGGCCGCGGGTGGAACTCGGCAAGGAACGGCTGCACTGA
- a CDS encoding ankyrin repeat domain-containing protein yields MADSLEPQTSDDDAELIELAGRIFGAARSGDSAALAAFLEAGTPANLSNDRGDTLLMLAAYHGHADAVRLLLERGADPDRANDRGQTPLAGAVFKGADDVLTALLEGGADPRAGQPSAVDTAQMFGKDELVARFAAR; encoded by the coding sequence ATGGCCGACTCCCTCGAACCGCAGACCTCCGACGACGACGCCGAGCTGATCGAGCTGGCCGGCCGGATCTTCGGTGCCGCCCGCTCCGGCGACAGCGCGGCGCTGGCCGCCTTCCTGGAGGCCGGCACCCCGGCCAACCTGTCCAACGACCGCGGCGACACCCTGCTGATGCTGGCCGCCTACCACGGCCACGCGGACGCCGTACGGCTGCTGCTGGAGCGCGGCGCGGACCCGGACCGGGCCAACGACCGCGGCCAGACCCCGCTGGCCGGGGCCGTCTTCAAGGGCGCCGACGACGTGCTGACCGCACTCCTCGAGGGTGGCGCCGACCCGCGGGCCGGCCAGCCGTCCGCGGTCGACACGGCGCAGATGTTCGGCAAGGACGAGCTGGTGGCACGGTTCGCCGCGCGCTGA